GGTTAACtttccataatttttttttttactttccataatgtaattattttatctgaagaataaattaacagtactacaagaccatcgccaagcagctcggtgagaaggtgacaacagtttgTGCGATTATTCACAAacggaagaaacacaaaataaaggtGAGTCTCCCTCGGACCGGGGCTCCTCGTGGAGCTTCAGTGATCAGGAGAACGcggaggaatcagcccagagcTACACGGAGGATCTCGTCAAtcatctcaaggcagctgggaccatagtcaccaagaacaccactgacccccgactgagcctggtttcctCCATTCCGTCGCCGATGCAGTTCTGGTTCCTCTGGCTCGCTCAGTCGGGGACACACttattttccagcgatatcgtcgacttgatcgCACAGATACTAAtagagctggacgatgacatcactgaattcagtaatgaaacacctttaactgaaaatctcATTATTCATTGCTGACACTATTCTCCTATTCTGAtcttggaaagttgctttgacacaatctgaaTTGTTagaagcactatataaataaaggtgactcgACTCGACTATATTCCAGTCCAgcatattttcaaaaacatcaaatagATTTGAAGACTTTTAAATACTCACCACGGCTCTTCAGGTTACGGTCCCTCTCGTTTCTAACAGTAACTTAACACACATCCTGCATGTTTATCAGTTCTCTGATCTTTCCTGGGTACTGCCTTACTGCAAACCACTAACACAAGCATATTTGTCCACAGTTGactattgatttgtttattttgttttatttttgttttttccctggTACGGATATGAGGCCcgaaaataattgtatttttgaatTGATATTAAGGATTTAAACAATGTCTGGACATACACATAAAAACttattatattatcatataaattatataaaaatatttataatattacatcaATTCATAATTTTCATACGCAAAAACTGCACCAGGAAAATGAAATAGTCCCAGAGAACGTAAGAGcagtttaatttatatttacaatacaGTGCCCTTGttaaacattttacacattCACACTATACACGTTATAGTACAAATAACGATAATAACAGAATAACTGTGTCACAGAATAGTTAAGCACATGGGTCATCTATACTACTCTGTTGTCCAGATTTGGATGAAATAAAAGAATATACATGGAGTCAGGACCACTTCAAATCTACCCCAGATCTTCCCTCATATTCAAAAGATCCACTAGATGTTGCTATTTTAcggtttttattcattataataacttcctattgtttatatttttggttGAAACCATTATCTGACAGCTCATATCCTTCCCCTAAATATGACTGAGTGACTCACAATCACAAGTTAAAAACATTTACCCACCAGTCATTGCGtaactcttcagcaataaagtgcacaatgcattaagagccggggggtgaacacttttgaacaaaatgaagatgtgtacatttttcctcggctcttaatgcatggtttttccttctggagcgtCAGTGAtcgtttgaaccttctgtaatagaaaggacagaacaagagcttgaacaaggagttgtgaagcatgctccgaaagaaagggcctgatcttcttgatgttgaataaagcaaatctgcaggactggACAGTTTTAGCAATCATTaatcataactccaaggtttctggctgtttttgaaggagttatggttgatgtgtcTAACTGGAACCacgagcagttctgtcttggctcaagcttgagttgaaggtgatggtccttcatccagcaagaaatgtctgttagacaagctgagatgcgagcagctatcgtcggatcatcaggatggaatgagaggtagagttgagtgtcatcagcagagcagtgatatgaaaagccatgtttctgaataaCAGagcctagtgatgccatgtagacagagaagagaagtggtccaagaactgagccctgaggcattTAAACTGTATTGGTTCAGTATTGTTTTAAGAAGCTGTCGGTTTTATCTCTGCGGTTGGTCAATtcttaaattctttaaaaacgtCATACAGGCCTTATTTTATGCATGGAATTACATATATGGCCtttggtttatgaggacactgagATGTCCATAATGCTGGTGAGTAACCTGACATTTTGTCCTTATGAACCACATATGCCATTCACTTTAataaccctgctgaaaaacaatCACATCAcagaatttgtaatggttttattgGTTATAACAGGACTTGGTTTTAATGTAAACGTttctactggtaattggtcaccttctattGGTAATAAATCCTATTGGAATATGTCTCAAATCACACTACAgaggtttgtaatgtttgtaatggtatttgtagtgaaAACCTTTAGAATTTCTGttatggtttctattgttttttcagcactgtaacaataaaacactgcacataactgtaataaaacaaagtttctgtttaatataggctataataaaatattgattatatACATGAACTGAGCactcaattcaagtttatttatatatcatttcaaagcagctatacagaaaatcatgatgttaaCGATCATAATATCTTCTAGCAGATATACTATCGCTTTTCACTGTATCGTTCGACAATGACTACATTTCCCAGCCTGCTCCGCGCGAAAGCgactacatttcccagcatGCACCGCGCCAGACACTTCCTCGACTCGTTCAGCCAGTCGAGTTTAGTGAGTTTCGCGCTCTGTCACGTTATAAGGTCGTTTCAAAGCGACAGTTTAATCGGAAACATAACTTTTAAAGGCAGAGCTGCAGAAGCTACAGACTTCGATGAGTTCCTGAAACACACAGAATGACTGAAGCAGTAAGTCGCGTCGATCTGTGGTTAATAAGATccggtaataataataacactgcGTTCGTCCGTCTGTCAGTTTGCAGGTGAGCAGCACACGCGCGTTCACGCGGACCGGTCCCCCGGGTTCCTGGAGCGTCTGAGCGCGAGCACCGGCGGCGTGATCGCGGGCGTCTGTCTGTTCGCGCTGTCCTTATACGTGCTCTTCACGAACGAGGTGAGCCCCGATCAAtcgatcaatcaatcaatcgatCAGTCGTGCAGCGCATGCATCTGTCAATCATCTGTGTCTGCAGGACGCGCTCTGCGCACGGCCACGTCTCTGGATGAGGGTCTCAATCAGGTCGTGTCTCTTCACCCGGACGTGACGCTGGACCCTCAGAATGACGGTCGTCTGGTTCACCTGTCCGCGCCGCTGCGGACCGCGCAGGTAGTGACGTCACGACAACCGATGGCACGTGACCTCAGGAACGACGTTCAGCGTCCATAAACCTGATATAAATAATAACTATAGAGGAGCATTTCGATAAATATATGCGCTGTTATGTGCCAAACACTGAATGTAGTCTGGAGTCGGTTGTTAATGTGATTGTTTTGATGAGAAGGAAGCGCTTCTGACGCGTGTCTGTGTCGCAGCCGCTGTACGATCCGAACTACGGCGTGTCGGTGCAGGCGGTGAAGCTGCAGAGGAGGGTGGAGATGTACCAGTGGGTGGAGTACAGCGAGAGCAGGTGTGTGTcacctcacacactcactcacacacacacacacacacacacacacacactcactcgctcgctcactcactcactcactcactcactcactcgctcactcactcactcacacacacgctcacacacacacacacacacacacactcactcactcactcactcactcactcactcacacactcactcacacactcgccactcactcactcacacacacgccacactcacacacacacactcactcactcactcactcactcacacacacacacacacactcactcactcactcacacactcgctcactcactcactcacacacacgccacactcacacacacacactcgctcactcactcactcacacacacacacacacacacacactcactcactcactcactcgctcactcactcgctcactcactcgctcactcactcactcacacacgccacactcacacacacacacactcacacacacacactcactcgctcacacacacgccacacacacacgccacacacacgccacacacacacgccacacacacacacacgccacacactcactcacacacacgccacacacacacacactcactcacacacacacacacaccactcactcactcacacgccacactcacactcacacacacacacgccacactcactcacacacacgccacacacacacacacacacacgccacacacacacacgctcacacacactcacatgctcacacacactcacacacgccacacgcacacacgccacacgcacactcactcacgcacacacacacacactcacacacacacactcactcactcactcactcactcactcacacacacacacacacactcactcactcactactcacacacacacgccacacacacacacacactcactcactcactcactcacgccACACtcgccacacacacacgccacacacacacgccacacacacacacgccacacacactcactcactcacacacacacacgctcacacgctcactcacacactcacacacgcacgcacacacacacacacactcacacgcgcacacacacgcgcacacacacactcactctctctcactcacacacacacacacacacacgcacacacacacacacacacacacacacactcactctctcacacacacacgccacacacactcactcactcacacacacacgcacacacgccacacactcacactcacacacgcacgcacacacacacacacactcactacacacacacacacacacactcactctctcacacacacacacacacacacacacacacacacacacacacacacacacatcacacacacacacacgctcacacacacacacacgctcacacactcactcactcacacactcactcacacacactccacacacacacacacacacacacacacacacacactcacacactcactcactcacacgcacacactcacactcactcacacacgcacgcacacacacacacacactcacacgcgcacacacacgcgcacacacacactcactctctctcactcacacacacacacacacacacgcacacacacacacacacacacacacacactcactctctcacacacacacgccacacacactcactcactcacacacacacgcacacacgccacacgctcacactcacacacgcacgcacacacacacacacactcactacacacacacacacacacactcactctctcacacacacacacacacacacacacacacacacacacacacacacacacatcacacacacacacacgctcacacacacacacacgctcacacactcactcactcacacactcactcacacacactccacacacacacacacacacacacacacacacacactcacacactcacacactcacacgcacacactcacactcactcacacacacacacacacacacacacacacacacacacacacacacacacgctcacacacactcacacgctcacacacacgctcacacactcacacacgcacgcacacacacacacacacacacacgcacgcacacacacactcactctcacacacacacacacgcacacacacacacacacacacacacacacacacacacactcactactcacacacacacgctcactcacacacgcacgcacgcacacacacacacacacacacactcactcactcacgcacacacacacacacacactcactctctcacacacacacacacacacacacacacacacacacacacacacacacacacactcacactctcacacacacacacactcacacacactcacactcacactcacacacactcactcactcacacacacactccacacacacacacacacacacactcactcacacactcacacacacacaccacacacacacacacacacacacacacactcacacagacacacacacactcacactcacactcacactcacactctctcacacacacacactcacactcacacacacacacacacacacacactcacactctctcacacacacacacacacactcacacacacacacacactcacactcgcactctcacacacacacactcacacacacacgccacacgcacactcacacacacacacacacacacacacacacacactcacgtcTGTCTCGCTCCGCACAGGGACTACGAGGAGAACGGAGAGAAGAAGACGGAAACCACGTACTCGTACAGTGAGTGTCGCGCTGTCGCTCCGCGCGTCTCGCTGCCGTCTCTCTGAGCTTGTGTTTCTTGCAGACACCGAGtggaggtcagaggtcatcaGCAGCAGGCACTTCGATCAGGAGGTCGGTCACATCAACCCCAGGTGAGCGACGTGCGCTGTGCGAGCGCTGCGGCGCGGTGTGTTtctgacgtgtgtgtgtgtggtttctcAGTGCGATGGCGGTGGAGAGCGTGACGGTCGCGGCGCCGGATGTTTGGGTCGGGAGGCTCTTCCTGTCTGAAGGTAGCTCTCGCTCTCGCTGCTGTTCCTGGAGCCGCTGCCGGAGCTGacgctctgtgtgtgtttccagGGCTGCTGCAGCAGATCAGCGACTTCCACACGCTCAGCCTCCAAGCACTTCCTCTTCCTGTTACCAACTCCTTCCTGACGGTGTACGACGATTACTTCTACCACACGGCAAACCCTCGACGCCCGGAGGtgagtgaacacacacacacacacacacacacacagcatcacAGGTTTCCATGGTGACCGCTGTCGTGTTTTTGGTTCAGGTCGGAGATGTGCGTGTTCGTTTCGCTTACGCCGGTCTGAGCGGTGACGGAGTCTATCCTGGCCCCGCCCACAAGGTGAGAACGCCCAATCAGATGCATGGCTTTCTGAACGTGACATCATCCTGCACTACTGGAGAGAAATATAACGCAGTCCGTGATGAGCAGGTCAGGCAGCAGTGAAACTGACCGAGAGTTTGTCCAGAGCTGTTCTTCTGTTGAAGAATGTGAGGAAACAAGCAGTTAATGAcctccattgacttccactgtatggaaaaaatactatgaacgtcaatgtggaccagaaaCGGTTTGGTTACTCGCATTCTTCAATATATCTTCCATGTACTATTATTTAAAgcctctaaatgatcaacatgatcaaactCTGCTGCTTCACACTCGATCTCCTCGTGTCTTCTGTCTCTGATCGATGGTTTACAGCGttttatccagtaaaagctcttttagtgtaattgttcAGCGGCTGCTTCAGTGTCAGATCTTAACTGGTTTTGATCGAGTAagcgtcagaataactgcagtcatgtctccagatgaactcttactggactgaagcagctcagctttaatCATTTAATCATCGTAAACATCAGCATCTGCACTGAAAGCATGTTTTTGTTCGGTGTGAGACTCTGAGCGTGAAAGGCTGATGGATCAGACCTGACTGTGTTGTAGGTGAGTGTGGCGGCGATGCAGCGGGGCGATCAGCTCAAGCCCTTCAGGACGCGCTCCGGAGACGTGCTGGAGATCCTGTACATGGGCGATCTGACCGCAGAGGTGTGTGGGGTCACAGGTCACGCGGATGCGCCGCTGCAGGCCTGACGCTCACGCTTGTGCTTGTGTTCCCGCAGGAGCTGTTCGCTCGAGAGCATCAGCTCAACAACATGAAGACCTGGGCTCTGAGGCTCGGCGGCTGGGCCCTCATGTTCCTGAGCGTCAGTCTGAGCACACGGGTCATATACACACtgggtaacacacacacacacacacacacacacacacacacacacacagatacagagacagagagtctttcataacatgcagaattgatgCGCTACATGTAAgcaatattctttgttgtattttcctgtcaaaataacttaacttaaaaataagaactgccgggttttTGCggtagtgggcggagctaatgtGCAAACGataatctcattggctggcgctcacctattatcatccctgttttgatttcagcaaatcagttcgagcgaacacagacaacgtgattaatattcatgaacccagcggctcattaatccttagtgcgttttatattgttcttagtagaatttgtataataataattattattatcttatcagtattattgttagtttttttccatttgttttttacagaaactctgaatgaccaaaaaagcaccaccaccagccCTAAGTTCAGTTAAAACGACTAATATACATGGTTACCaaattttaattctaattactaaagttctatcattatcatattataatgcttgactgactgatgttaagtgtactgatatatatatatatatatatatatatatatatatacacacacagatgcatctcaagaaaaagttcatttatttttgtaacttatttaaaaaagtgaaactttcagatattctagattcattacatgtaaagtaaaacatttctaaagtttttttttttttttcttttaattttgatgattagagcttacagctcatgaaagtcaaaaatccaccATCtcaaaatactataatatttacatttgagtttgaataaatgaccatccctacagtataaattctgggcatctcttgttctttgaaaccacaataatggagaagactgctgacttggcaatgatccagaagacgaacattgacgccctccacaaagagggtaagtcacagaaggtcattactgaaaggtgtggctgtttacagagtgctgtatcaaagcatattaaatgcaaagttgactggaaggaagaatttgggtaggaaaaggtgcacaagcaacagggatgaccgcaagcttgagaatacagtcaagcaaagcagattcaaacacttgggagagcttcacaaggagagaactgaagctggagtcagtgcatcaagagtcaccacgctcaggcgtcttcaggaaaagggctgcaagccacttctgaaccagagacaacgtcagaagcatcttaactggactgtggagaaaaagaactggactgttgctcagtggtcctcttttcagatgaaagtaaattttacatttcatttggaaatcaaggtcccagagtctgaaggaagagtggagaggcacagaatccatgttgcttgaagtccagtgtgaagtttccacagtcagtgatggtttgggctgccatgtcatctgctggtgttggtccactgtgtttatTCTAATATTTAGAGATACtagatttttgaatttcatgagctgtaagctctaatcatcaaaattaaaaccaaaaaacttttgaaatgttttactttacatgtaatgaatctagaatatctGAAAGTTTCAgcttttgaaataagttacagaaaaaaatgaactttttcacaatattcaaattttttgagacgCACCTGTATATATGTAGTATGtcagtctggcgagtaaactaAAAAATGCTCTAGCCAATGGTGATTCGATCGCCAAGGTGTCCGTAGAGggttgtacacacacacacacacactctctctctctctctgggctGATGTgactgactctctctctctctctctctctgtgtctctggtCAGTGGACTGGGTTCCTGTGCTGAGGGAGCTGGTGTCTGTGGGGCTGAGGATCTTCGCGCTCTGTGTCTCGTGTTCGCTGTCGCTGCTCACCATCGCCGCCGGATGGATCTTCTATCGGCCTCTGCTGGGTGGGATGATTGCGCTGCTCGCGCTCCTTCCGCTTCTCCTCGCACACGCTAGAGCCCCGTCCAAGAAGAACCAATGACTCGTTTGACGTCTCACGCAAAACCTCCTGCAGCTGTGAGCGTCTCTGCATTACACCGAGAAGAGCTATTCACCTCCAGAGCTTCCTCTGGGCTTCTCAGTTCAGTCCGCAGTAAACACAACTCCACAATCATCTCTGGTGTACACATTCACAACCCAGATGCTCTTATATagttattacaaacatgtcTTTAAACATCAGCCGCTTCAAAATTCAAGTTTTCAGTACGGATGTAATTTATATCATCGAAGTCAAGTTATGTTTACCACAGAGCTTATTTTACACTTaaagtcttgttttccagtcTAAACATTTCTAAATCAAGACATATTCACAGTGACTTACGATATTAAGTCCTGTTTTCTGGGAAAAATAAGTGAAATCCTCTGAAAAATAGACTTAAGTTTAATAGATTAGGTTTTAGATTAGAAGAAGAATAAATGTCAATTTAGTTTTCCAGTTGAATTAAGATGTTGTCAGATATTGgctttcaaataataatattgattcAAATAATTAGGAAGTGCCTAAATAACAATCGTTCAGCCTTACAGTATAAACACCATAACATAAATTGTTATAATTCATCCattacatttcatatttcattccCGCAAGAACCTTAGTGGTCGATCTGTGGAGTTTTGTAATGCTGGCCAATAAACGATGAGTGAAACTTCTCCAGTAAATGTGTCTTGATGTatgaatgtttagatatttctaCTAGAGAATAAGATGAGAATAAGTGCACTCATAAACAGAAAAGCCTCATTATAAAATCCCCGGGGAAAATCTCTTCCGCCTCTATCTTTACACAGGAGCTTTATTTGCAGGATCTGTGTGTGAGTTGTTTTCTCGTGAAGGTGTGTGAAATAAAGGGCGAATCCTCACTGCGGCGTCATGTTTTAACCATCGAAGCAGGAGAAACACAGAGCAGCACACGCGTCTTATAAAGGCTTTAATACACAAACATACCAAATTCTGCTGATTGTGAAAGACAAAAGAATGCATTTCAAGTCTGGTCCGCGGTCCTGATCTGCTGTTTCTCCAAGTCATCGTTGCATATTTGTGTGTTCTGTGGCGAATCCAGTGGCGTACGAACAAAAACGTTAAATACTGACATAAACTCTCAACACTAGATGAACTGATTCAGTTAAAAGGGATAAAATGGAGGTGAGCGCAGTCCGTCTACAGCAGCAGGCACTTGCTGTTCTTCTTGCCCTTGCGGGCCTGCAGCGCCGCCCTGGTGGCCATCTCGAACACCTCCCGCACGCCGTCCTTGGTTTTGGCGGAGCACTCCATGTATCCGAAGGCACAGATGCGGTTGGCCATGTCACGGCCCTCCTCCGGCTTCACAGGCTCCTGAGGGACAGATGGAGAGACGTCACGAAACGCACCGCTGCTGCTTCACTTACAGTCATAATACTGAGAAAGATTAGAGCAACATATacaaatgcactgaaatcagagCACTAATGTGTTAAAATGTCAATACATGCAAATTAGAGGTCAATCGATACTTGATTTCCTTGAAAAAAAcctgcacttccataatgtacttaaagtgctcgatttctgtatttaaaatactaaaaatgattctttagtacttcttgaGATAAACTTAAGTAgcactcaactgtgctattcttggaacaccatgaatatgaactaaaatgtgcttttaacacactctctctgtattTAATCAGCACTTGTAGCACACTTgagtactagtgtatgaaagatgggttccaCTGGTGaataaatacagagatagtgtgttaaatgcatattttagttcatattcatggagCAGCTGAGTGCTACTTCAGGTTATCACAAGGAGTACTAaacaatcatttttagtattttaaatacaaaaatagagcactttaagtacattatggaagggCACTTTTTCCTCTGGGTTTGGTGAAAATATAATCAAAGGCAATAAAAAAGATTGTGCCGATAGTAGTAAAATCTATATAGTCAACAAAATACCAATAATAACAAGGGGAGGGGGTTTTtagcaatattttaaatgtttttatattttccatgaTTTTTagttgtctgtgtgtttttttgtgatacacgtctatatagtttttcttagctttgatttcagttttaaaataaaaaggttttgGCTTTTCGTACAAGCCTGACTCTTATTTTGAAAGTCTTCGCAGTTTTCCTGACCGCAGGTGGTTTATGAGAAAATATTAACAGCATTCATTTTTCTATGAATTATTAGATCTGAAGATGAAAATTGGGCTTTCAAATTAAAAGCTATACACACATTTCGGCCGATT
The sequence above is a segment of the Onychostoma macrolepis isolate SWU-2019 chromosome 22, ASM1243209v1, whole genome shotgun sequence genome. Coding sequences within it:
- the LOC131530111 gene encoding transmembrane protein 43; this encodes MTEAFAGEQHTRVHADRSPGFLERLSASTGGVIAGVCLFALSLYVLFTNEGRALRTATSLDEGLNQVVSLHPDVTLDPQNDGRLVHLSAPLRTAQPLYDPNYGVSVQAVKLQRRVEMYQWVEYSESRDYEENGEKKTETTYSYNTEWRSEVISSRHFDQEVGHINPSAMAVESVTVAAPDVWVGRLFLSEGLLQQISDFHTLSLQALPLPVTNSFLTVYDDYFYHTANPRRPEVGDVRVRFAYAGLSGDGVYPGPAHKVSVAAMQRGDQLKPFRTRSGDVLEILYMGDLTAEELFAREHQLNNMKTWALRLGGWALMFLSVSLSTRVIYTLVDWVPVLRELVSVGLRIFALCVSCSLSLLTIAAGWIFYRPLLGGMIALLALLPLLLAHARAPSKKNQ